In Pseudomonas grandcourensis, the DNA window TTCTAGGCCTGCCCCGAAAAACCGTCGAGCCATTGAGGCCCCTGCCCTGGTGCCACCGACGATAAAGAGACCTGAGTCAGTCCTGGCTCACGGCACCGATCTTGTGGATCGACAGGTCCGCGCCGTAATACTCCTCTTCCTGGCTCAGGCGCAATCCATGCAGCGCCTTGATCACGCCATACACCGCAAACCCGCCGGCCAGTGCCACAGTGATGCCCAGCGCAGTGCCGATCAACTGGCTGATCAGGCTGACCCCGCCCAGCCCGCCCAAAGCGGTCTGCCCGAAAATGCCGCAGGCGATGCCGCCCCACACACCGCACAAGCCATGCAACGGCCACACACCCAACACATCGTCGATGCGCCATTTGCCTTGGGCCGCGGTAAAGCACCAGACAAACAGCGCCCCCGCGACGGCACCGGTGACCAGCGCCCCCACAGGATGCATCAGGTCGGAACCGGCACAGATTGCCACGAGCCCCGCCAACGGGCCGTTGTGCAGAAAACCGGGGTCGTTGCGCCCGACAATCAGCGCCGCCACGGTACCACCCACCATGGCCATCAACGAGTTCACCGCCACCAGTCCGCTGACACCTTGCAGGGTTTGCGCACTCATGACGTTGAAGCCGAACCAGCCAACAATCAGGATCCACGAACCCAGTGCCAGAAACGGGATGCTCGATGGCGCGAACGCAACCAGCCGACCGTCGCGATAGCGACCATTACGCGGCCCGAGCAACAGCACCGCCGCCAGTGCCAGCCAACCGCCCATGGCATGCACCACCACGGAGCCTGCGAAATCATGGAACCCGGCGCCAAAGCGCTCCAGCAACCAGGCTTGCAAGCCCAGGTTGCCGTTCCAGACAATGCCTTCGAAGAACGGATAGATGAACGCGACGATCAACGCGGTTGCACACAGCTGGGGAACAAATCGGGCGCGCTCGGCGATGCCTCCGGAAATGATCGCCGGGATCGCCGCGGCAAAGGTCAGCAGGAAGAAAAACTTCACCAGGCCATAGCCGTGGTCGGCATTGAGCACGGCCGCTGGCTGCATGAACGTCACGCCATAGGAAATCCAATAGCCTATAAAGAAGTAGGCCAGTGTCGAAACAGCGAAGTCGCTGAGAATCTTCGACAACGCATTGACCTGGTTTTTCTGTCGAACGGTTCCGACTTCGAGAAAGGCGAAACCGGCGTGCATGGCCAGAACCATGACCGCACCGATCAGAATGAACAGCGTATTGGAGCTATGGACCAGGGTGTCCACAGCGCTTTGCAGATTTTCCATGGAATGGGCAGACCTTATGGCAGAAAAAAGCACCAAAGCAGTTCGCGATGACTGTCCATGCACCAAGTTGCAGCTTCAAGGTATCAGCGCACTGATCCCGTTGAACCACTTTGGCGCACGGACGCCGCCCGGGAAAAACGCGCCCCGGACGTTTACGCGAGTTTTTGATTGTTGGTCCTACGGTTTTACTGAAATCATGCCCGGCAATAGCGCAATGGTGCGCACCGGTGCACCACGACTCAGCAAAAGTTGTACCAGCCATTTGTACTGAACCTTCGCCGAAGGCTCATACTCGAACGCATCAGAAAGCCACTTAAGGAGATCCACCATGGCCCGCACCCAGGCAAAGACTGCTCAAGAAATCCTGATGAACGACTTTCAGACACTGGTCAGTGACACCGAACGCTTGCTGGAGCACACCGCGACCCTGGCCGGCGATCAGGCCGACGAGTTGCGCGAGCAGATCCACGACAGCCTCTTGCGTGCCCGTGAAACCCTGAAACTGACCGAAGACTCCCTGCGCGAACAAGGCAAGGCTGCTGTCACCGCCACTGAAGACTATGTCCAGGCCAACCCTTGGCAATCCGTCGGGATCGCGGCCGGCGTGGGTTTCCTGATCGGCCTGCTGGCCAGCCGGCGCTGATATGTCGATCGGCGAATCCGGCCCGTCCGTGACGGGAACAAGCTCCTCATCGCGGCGCCTGGGTGCTGCCTTCCTTGGGTTGCTGCACAGCCATGTCGAACTGTTCGGCATCGAATTGCAGGAACAAAAAGCCCGCACCGTCAGCCTGTTGCTGTTTGCCGGCCTGGCGCTGGTGTTTGCGTTGCTGCTGCTGGTAGGGCTGTCGACGCTGGTGCTTATCCTGTTCTGGGACACGTATCGACTGGCCGCCATCATCGGGCTCTGCGTGTTCTACTCCCTCGCGGCCATATTCTGTGGAATGCGCCTGAGAGCGGCGATTTTCGATGAGTCCTCGCCCTTCCATGGCACCCTGGAAGAGCTGGCCAACGATCGGGAGCGCCTGCTGCCATGAGCCTGCCTGAATTGCCACAAAACAGCTCACGCGCGGAAATGCGCAAGGCCCTGATCCGCTTGCGCATGGAAATGCATCGTCAGGAAATCCGCCACGAATCCGCGCAACTGCTGCAGCCCTTGCAACGGGTGCGCGGGATGACGCAAAACCTGCAGGACGGTTTTGGCATCAAGCACGCTCCACTCTGGGGCGTGGCCGCCGTTACCCTGCTGGGTTTTCTGACCGGCAAGGGTGCAAAAAACGGAGGTGGCCTCAGCAGCCTGACCCGGCTGGTCCGCCTCGGCACCACACTGGGACCGCTGATCAAACTGATCTTGCAGGGCTCTTCGCGCAAAGACTGATCAGTTTCTTCCTGGTTGCATTCTTGATGCGCCCCTCTATCGGGGGGGGCAATCCTGTGCGCCTACCCGGTCAGCAGGCGCTTTCCAAAAAAGATCTTACCAGGAGGCTCGATATCGACGCCGCCGGGTTGCAGTTCCGCTTGCAGGTCATGGCGCGAAACGGGAAGCTAGGCCATCAGTCACCTGACGGAGAGCCCCGCCTTGGATTGGCACACCCTGCTTACCCGCGAACGTCTCGGAAAACCTCTGCACAGCCCTGAAGAACTCGGCCGCAGCCCTTTTCACAAAGACCACGACCGCATCATTTTCTCGGGGGCTTTCCGCCGCCTCGGGCGCAAGACCCAGGTCCATCCGGTGTCCAGCAACGATCACATTCATACGCGCCTGACCCACTCGCTGGAAGTCAGTTGTGTGGGTCGT includes these proteins:
- a CDS encoding phage holin family protein yields the protein MSIGESGPSVTGTSSSSRRLGAAFLGLLHSHVELFGIELQEQKARTVSLLLFAGLALVFALLLLVGLSTLVLILFWDTYRLAAIIGLCVFYSLAAIFCGMRLRAAIFDESSPFHGTLEELANDRERLLP
- a CDS encoding ammonium transporter — its product is MENLQSAVDTLVHSSNTLFILIGAVMVLAMHAGFAFLEVGTVRQKNQVNALSKILSDFAVSTLAYFFIGYWISYGVTFMQPAAVLNADHGYGLVKFFFLLTFAAAIPAIISGGIAERARFVPQLCATALIVAFIYPFFEGIVWNGNLGLQAWLLERFGAGFHDFAGSVVVHAMGGWLALAAVLLLGPRNGRYRDGRLVAFAPSSIPFLALGSWILIVGWFGFNVMSAQTLQGVSGLVAVNSLMAMVGGTVAALIVGRNDPGFLHNGPLAGLVAICAGSDLMHPVGALVTGAVAGALFVWCFTAAQGKWRIDDVLGVWPLHGLCGVWGGIACGIFGQTALGGLGGVSLISQLIGTALGITVALAGGFAVYGVIKALHGLRLSQEEEYYGADLSIHKIGAVSQD
- a CDS encoding YqjD family protein, with the protein product MARTQAKTAQEILMNDFQTLVSDTERLLEHTATLAGDQADELREQIHDSLLRARETLKLTEDSLREQGKAAVTATEDYVQANPWQSVGIAAGVGFLIGLLASRR